Proteins from one Dioscorea cayenensis subsp. rotundata cultivar TDr96_F1 unplaced genomic scaffold, TDr96_F1_v2_PseudoChromosome.rev07_lg8_w22 25.fasta BLBR01000075.1, whole genome shotgun sequence genomic window:
- the LOC120253428 gene encoding peptidyl-prolyl cis-trans isomerase CYP65 yields the protein MGKKQHSKDRMFITKTEWATEWGGAKPKDSSVPFKRLPFYCCSLTFVPFEDPVCTADGSVFDLMSIIPYIKKFGKHPVTGAPFKQEDLIPLIFHKNSDGEFHCPVLNKVFTEFTHIVAVKTTGNVFCYEAIKELNLKTKNWRELLTDEPFTKDDLITIQNPNALDAKVLLDFDHVKNSLKLDDEDLRKMNEDPSYNINISGDLKQMLQELGTEKAKEAALHGGGGSKAQKERAAALTAILAARSRIKEDSKSNGNEKEKPGQSFSIVDAASASVYGRSAAAAKAASSDKTAARIAMHMAGERTPVNAKLVKSRYTTGAASRSFTSTAYDPVTTNEYEYVKVEKNPKKKGYVQLHTSHGDLNLELHCDITPRTCENFITLCERGYYDGVAFHRSIRNFMIQGGDPTGTGKGGESIWGKPFKDELNSKLTHSGRGIVSMANSGPHTNGSQFFILYKSANHLNNKHTVFGVVVGGLTALAAMEKVPVDDDDRPLEEIKILNCKVFVNPYTEPDEEEEKAEEEKKVVNSDDDKVGSWYSNPGTGASGSISVGGVGKYLKARSNGTEMTTVNGQGQDSKKRKTDVSNVEYKDFSGW from the exons GCCAAACCCAAGGACTCCTCCGTCCCCTTCAAGCGTCTCCCCTTCTACTGCTGCTC GCTTACTTTCGTTCCGTTCGAGGATCCGGTGTGCACGGCTGATGGAAGTGTCTTCGATTTAAT GAGTATAATCccctatattaaaaaatttggaaagCATCCAGTTACTGGCGCTCCTTTTAAGCAAGAGGATCTTATTCCCCTCATTTTCCATAAGAATTCTGATG GTGAGTTCCACTGCCCTGTCCTAAACAAAGTCTTTACAGAATTTACACACATTGTTGCTGTAAAGACTACAGGGAATGTGTTCTGTTATGAG GCAATCAAAGAATTAAACCTAAAAACAAAGAACTGGAGAGAACTTTTGACCGATGAACCATTCACTAAAGATGACTTGATAACCATTCAG AACCCCAATGCACTTGATGCCAAAGTTCTTTTGGATTTTGATCATGTGAAAAATAGTCTGAAACTTGATGATGAAG ATTTGAGGAAAATGAACGAAGATCCATCATACAACATAAATATATCTGGTGATCTAAAGCAAATGTTACAAGAGCTTGGAACTGAGAAGGCAAAGGAAGCAGCATTACATGGAGGTGGTGGTAGCAAAGCACAAAAGGAACGAGCTGCTGCACTTACTGCAATTCTTGCTGCAAGATCTCGCATCAAAGAGGATTCAAAGTCAAATGGAAACGAAAAGGAAAAACCCGGCCAATCTTTCAGTATAGTAGATGCTGCTTCTGCCTCTGTTTATGGTAGATCTGCAGCAGCAGCCAAGGCAGCATCAAGTGATAAAACCGCAGCTAGGATTGCCATGCATATGGCCGGTGAACGGACACCTGTAAATGCAAAACTT GTAAAAAGTCGTTATACTACAGGGGCTGCTTCACGCTCTTTCACATCTACCGCTTATGATCCTGTCACAACAAATGAATATGAATATGTCAAAGTTGAAAAGAATCCAAAGAAGAAAGGCTATGTTCAGTTGCACACATCACATGGAGACTTGAACTTAGAGCTACATTGTGATATTACCCCTCGGACATGTGAAAACTTCATTACTCTTTGTGAACGTGGCTATTATGATGGAGTGGCTTTCCATAGAAGTATAAG GAACTTCATGATCCAAGGTGGTGATCCCACCGGAACTGGCAAAGGCGGTGAGTCTATTTGGGGTAAACCTTTCAAGGATGAGCTGAATTCCAAATTGACACATTCAGGGAGGGGTATTGTGAGTATGGCAAATAGTGGGCCTCATACCAATGGCTCCCAATTTTTCATCTTATACAAGTCTGCAAATCATCTCAACAACAAGCATACAGTATTCGGTGTAGTTGTTGGTGGTTTAACAGCCCTTGCAGCTATGGAAAAGGTTCCTGTAGATGATGATGACCGGCCATTG GAGGAAATCAAGATACTAAACTGTAAAGTCTTTGTGAACCCATACACGGAACCAGACGAAGAGGAAGAGAAGgcagaagaagagaagaaagtagTTAACAGTGATGAT GATAAGGTGGGCTCTTGGTATAGCAATCCAGGCACGGGAGCAAGTGGTTCAATCTCCGTTGGTGGAGTAGGTAAGTATCTTAAAGCAAGGAGCAACGGAACTGAGATGACAACCGTAAATGGTCAAGGTCAAGACAGCAAGAAGAGAAAAACCGACGTTTCCAATGTAGAATATAAAGACTTTTCAGGCTGGTAA